In Aphis gossypii isolate Hap1 unplaced genomic scaffold, ASM2018417v2 Contig01139, whole genome shotgun sequence, the DNA window AGCCATCTATACCAGGACCGGCTCACTACAAgttgtacaatttaataacacacatttctataatattataaattaatttttatgttattaaataatttatgtattactaaaatcgaatcatataataaataacaaataatagtataaaaacgcTTAACACTTATTGAATGTTtagttaaatactaattaatcagttaatgatattttgatttttaatacaattataagcaAATAGCTATAGCCTATTCCTTGAGCTCAATTTCTTCAGCTTTCCATgctgaactaaaaaaataaaacttaaaaaaaaaattagtactcgagttattataaaatcgcaAAGAAAAGTTagcttaactaaaaatattgtgaacaaataaatatgattttaagtgGTACTGACCTAGTACTAAAAATtgggttataaaatattaaaacgttgGTAAGTGGAAGTATGTGTGGAAAGAGTGGGAGATAGATTTTGTGGAGAACTTTGTATGTTAGATTGTGGCAATAAATCGGTTGGAGTTTGTGGTTTATGATCATGCCCCATAATTGTGTATGTTTGACTATATTGTGGttcttattgaaataattgggATGTACTTGGCTGTGTTCCAGTGAAACGTTAACTATAGTGCTGTGAAGAATTTCTATAGTTTGGAGGAATCTGGTTGTAGTCTGATGTATAGAGTAGCTGTTGAGATTGATGAATAAACTGAGAAAAATTGTCATCGTGTTCTAACAGTCGATGAAAATACTCGTATCGTGGTACACCACTGTTGTTTGATTGTGGTCCAGATTGTGATAATTGTTGATACTTGCTTATGAGTAAGTTTATTTCAGATTTGAGGTTCAATTTATGTTGCCAAGGAACTCTTTTAATTTCCGGAACAAGGGACATGGCAAAATGATAATCCTCATCTTcggattttgattttaatttaatgaagtcTAAAATACTTTGAGCTTCATCATCTGTTTCATTATtagttttggatttttttttcttgaatatttattcgttTCGGAATTTTCGATGTCAATTATAGAGTGAACTGATGAGATTGAAGTATCATTGTCTACCTGGCTATAATTAGAATccgttctaaaaaaaaattagtaagacattttgttttataatacttaacataataaattattattataattgtgtttggttatttatgttatcaaatatgatatatttaaataattagcacAATCtgcgaataaatataatataatgtaaatgagAATGTTATACTTACTCTCTTTGTTCAAAAGTGGAAtccaaaaaaactaaaaagtctgcatacatatatttttttattttcttcgtaCCTGCGCCGGAACTTTGTTTTGTCTTACGTTTGTACTTCCTATATGAGTCACGTAAATTTCCCCATTTTTTCCTCATGTCTGTCACTGTACATGTACAATGTATTACAACCAGTTAAGAACGATGGTGCAAAAAATAATGGTCAGACAAGAGTGTGTTTTGCGCACACGTACCACAACTATAGTTTACAGCACTtaggtataacaatttttcaacttttagatTCTTAGATTCTCAATTGTTTACACAAAATCggttttcgacaaaatttattttggtttttgatgtaactctaaaaaaatttaccgtAGATACATGCGATTTGCACTGCTTGTTTATATTAGCATTTTCTAAACacgatacaattttaaaaatattttgatttgttttgaaCTGTTTACGGACATTTTCAGTTTCCAAATTTTttagttcttttttttatgaatatcaataaaattttaatttgttgggTAAATAAACCGTGAAAGTTTAATAGAAGGCtcctaatataatgttattataacagttaaaaaatattataaatacattaggataattttttttaataagcatttcaaattcacatttttacaaattttgtcaaatttaaaattatttaatattttgctgttaaaaatataatatgtataaaatgatttctCTTATTTTTTGGCTTGTCAATGACAATTACTCAATTTTACCCTAATTCTTATTTgcacataaaataaagaaagaaaTAATTCCTGTTCACAATAATTCCCTATTCcatacgtattaaaaaaaaaacattacattttccAAATCCTTggatcttaatttattttatagcattttatcaaaaataattttaggctCTAATAGgcctattagttattttacgtGGGAATatccaaaatttgaacttcagatgctcataaaaatttattgtgaatttttgttaaaatattagttgtaaatatttaaaattgtatgcattttaactaacaaaataatttttataattgagaagaattttgtaaaaattaaaacttttaaaagttagaaaaaaaataaagattacatttcaatattatttaattggaatgattttttttagatatttagctACGGGGTGTTCATTTTCTGAACTCCGTGTGAATTTTAAAGTCGGTGCAAGTACCGCCCGTGGCATTGTTTTAGATACATGCAAAATTATTTGGCAAAAAATGAAGGCTTCATGCATGCcagaattaacaaaaaaagattGGATACAAGTTGCGgaagtatacaaaaaaaaagctaatttCCCCCATTGCCTCAAAGCTATTGATGGGAAACATATACAGATTAGAAAACCGAGCAACAAGGgatcagaatattttaattataaaaactatttttcgaTTGTACTAATGGCCGTTGTCGACgccaattatacatttttagctgTCGATATTGGTGTATACGGCAAAGGCTCAGATTCAGTAGTATTTCAAGACAGTAATTTTTGTCAAAGACTTCAACGTGATGAACTTGATCTACCACAAGCATCAGTCATTGATGGTTACAATGGTCCCGTTTTTCCATATGTGTTTTTAGCCGACGAAGCTTTTCCTTTGTCTGACAGAATAATGAGACCATGTGGTGGTAGTAATTTATCTGTAGACCAACGGATTTATAATTACCGGTAAAGTAGGGGTAGACGATTTGTAGAGCGTGCATTTGGTATATTAGCCAACAAATGGCGATTATTCCATACACCAATTACATTGGAACCAGAAAATGTTACACACGTGGTTAAAGCAGCATGTGTATTACACAATTTCATAAGGGTACGTGATGGTGTACATTTTGAAGATGCAACATCATATCAAGATTTCCATGATGTGGAGTTTACAAATGGTACGCAGAGACTTGGAAGAACAGTCCGCGATAATTTCGCAACATACTTTATGAGCCCTGAAGGTGAACTTCCATGGCAaatgtcaaaaatttaaaatattgtaacataggtatatttgcgttatttaaatttaaatgtttaaactatatatatatatatttttttttttaatttgagttaaagtattttatttttatccataggtaatagatatatgttatgtacaaaaaattaaaaaattaagtatttcatattaagtaaataataaatggttgATTAAACTTACCTGctgtttttttatcattcgTTGACAAATTTTCCcagttttctttaaaaaatgatttgcaTACGTTATTCCAgctgttttcttttttaattttgtccgAATAGTCTGAATGTGATGTATTCCAAATAGCAGGGTGAGACCGTACtacatcaattaatttttcaaaatccaaGTCATCAATAACATCAGATGgatccattttaaaaataaaacttatgtctcaaatcaaaaattttaatttataatgttgcgGTCGGTTGGGATTAAACTGCagtaattttgttcaaatcaATACGACTGTGGCCAAGTTTTCACTGGTCGTCGACAATCGTGTACTGATCATGTTAAAACATGTGTCAATTCATAGACATGATGAAAATTTGCTTACACATATCTAGCCACGCATTGTGTTGTCACATTACTTgacttactaatattattcttgtataccttatttttattataaaatatgtttttaccaCTAGGTATACCACTATTTATGTTTAgggtacatattttaagtcaGTCTCATAAAAATAGTTAGCGCATAGTGGAGGTTATACTAATTACCAAAATTGAGCATTAATAATGAGTGAAAaagttaagttacttttaacTAAGTTTAATAACGAATTCGAAGTGCTACTAGTAATTActcttttttttagaattaactTCTAATATAacgagttaaatattattacatgttaTTTAGTGGGTAACTTAtgagttaatttaattgtaacgttaagttaattttattcttaaaccacagattaatatcattaaatatcacaattaaccacaaaaaatatatttaatgtaggtagttaaaatgtattttatatcaaaaagttgtaataatccgaaatatattatacaatatatattatttaataaataataatccaaaatattaattaataaatcataattgtaataaacatagttattattttaaatattcacagaattatataatattattctatacccataatatatatacacagtaaTGTTATaggtgtaatttaatttatttttttggatttgATCATTGATTAAAGTATACACCTACGTACTTGcagtaattcattttaataaatacctctacatttatttaaaattgataagacATTTATTGAGTTACCATTTTCTTTATTAGCtttaaaaaaggtttttataagaaaaaaaagtaactaatCAACTAATttaagttacttttatttttacttatacaagtttaaaaaagGTGGACAATAGTGAATATCACTTAACTGTACAGTAGTTTGTCAAGCAtgtcattgttttattttattatatagatgtgttatatttgaatccaatgataaatctttgtatacgaaaatgattttgaaaatacatgaaattttcaatttcgaCCTTCTTAAAACTAACTAGATTCACTTTTCTATCACAAAAGATGCTGATCTCAAAAATGAGAAGaagattgaaaataatgttatgtaagaAATGAATCAGATATCGGGTGACCGGACGGCAAAACGTCGGCCGTGTgttcattcatattattttatatgtattttactgtGACCCGGCGAGGGTCCACCGGTTTTTTGACGGCCGGTCGCCGTGCTCCTCCAAGCGCGGTCGCCGGTCGAAAAATACGCCGGAGCCGGCGAACTGAACGAACTAACCGGCCGGCCAAAAACTTCACCGTCTTTTTACCACCATCTAactctatataaaaaaaaaccggacGGCCGACGCCGGCCGGCAAAATCCGGTCGTCTATTTGGGCCCTTAGGGGACATAAAGAAAGGGAAGAGGATAGCAATAGAGGAATGTTTTTAGAGCTtgcatgtttattaaaaaagtatgatccaacattaaaaaaacaaaaaaggacCACAGAATGCAACCTATATGAGTAATCTCATTCAAAATGATTTGATTAGTTCTCTACATTCTGTTCTAAAAACACAATTAGTATTGTctttaaaaaacaagaaaatatcCATTATGGCTGATGAAACAAGCGACTGCGGCCATCATGAGCAGATATCAGTTATAGTCAGATTTTATGATGAATCACTAAATAAACCAGTTGAATATTTTGTCTGTATGCAACGTCTTACAGCTGTAGATGcacaatctatttttaattcactGGATGGGATTGTAGTAAACCAATTAGGTCTAAGCTGGCTAGATATTATAGCCGTGTGCTTTGATGGAGTATCTACCATGGCAGGAAACATAAATGGTGTTCAAGCTAAatgcaaagaaaaaaattcaaaaatattttatgttcattgCCATGCTCACTGTTTGAACCTGGTATTAATAGATTCTATAGGTCGATcaaattgtatagtttttgatttttttggtactttacaatttttatatgcatttatagaAGCCAGTTGTATCCGTCATTCTATATTAGAAACTGTAGCaaaccaaataaatttaaaattaaaaactttgaaaTCGATTTCGACAACAAGATGGGCATGTCGATATGAAGCTGTAGCagcagtaaaaaataattacacagcAATAATCATTGCTATCCAAACGATTTGTGATACAACCAAACAATCCGAAGTTAGAGCAAAATCTAGAGGTTTAATTTtgcaattaaaaacttttgattttatatttgcttTAAATATGCTTCAtcctatactattattaattgtcaaaGTTAACTCGTGTTTACAAGCTGAAGaattaaatctattaacaTCTACAAATTTGATTCaatctttaaaacaaaaattataccagTTAAGATCAGAtcctacattttttaatgatatttattgtgACACTGTAAAGCATTGTGAAGAAAATAAAGTGGCGATACCCAAAGTAAGAAAACGTAAAATATCtacaaaaattgattattctgCAAACAATCAATACTTTGCTGATACGAAAGAAAAAGAATTGAGAGTTTCATGTTTTAATGTTGTTCTAGATGATTTACTTAACGGCTTAAATAATCGCTTTAATCAAGAAACTTTAAATCTTATCCTTGCCGTAGGAAATGTTTTAAAGCTTGAACCAACTAAAGAAAATCTTCTGTGCTTAGAAAGTGCTTTTGAAGTTGACAGCAACGATTTAAATGGGGAAATTCAACTTCTACGAAATATACCTGGTGTTCCATTAGGTTCCACTACAAAAACAGTATTTCATTGGATTGAATTTCTTAAtcaaaataaccaaaaaaatattttttttggaatttcacAAAGTTATTGTACTTTTTAGCAGTTTAGCACAATACCTGTAACTAGTTGTTCTTGTGAGAGGGCATTTTCGAAATTAACAATGGTCAAATCGAAACTTCGCAGTACTATGACTCAACAAAGACTGGAttcattaatgtttttatttattgaacagcaaatgacaaataatataaactatgacGACGTAATTGAAGAATTTAAAGTCATGACACCATCAAAACGTCGTCTCgagttataagtaaatttaattttcataaatagtttttaaaaaaaagtgtaataattatttgtacctactaaaatgttttatcaaaaaaaataaatatctagaataaaatgtttattaaagttttattatgaaatttttctTGGCCATACCTGCGAACGAATCCTAGATACGGCTATGTATACATTCACGTATAAAACACATACATTCgcgtataaaacatatacataaatgtgtaaaacatatacatacatgcaTACTTTTAGCAGGATACGGAGTCAAATACTAAAGCGATTGAattgttcaatataattagatgtttattcaataaaaatatattgtacaggtTGTAGTAACCAGTGATGGTTGCTGCACGCTTCTTTTACGACGAATGCACGTTCCGTCGTAGGTTAGAGAGATGGGGtatataagttaacaatagattaataagataattgatacgtttattaacttgttaaaacaataaatgaaaaggCTTTCGTTAGCGTAAGCACAAGTACTTAACTACCGGAGAGCAAGTGACAACACTGACTAAGTCTAACTGACTCTAACTAactctaattaaatctatgttgaggactcatatttatatggaacatGCCGTGATGGAGAAGAGGATGATCTACGTCTATGAAATAGCGTGATGTGTCTAATCCAATCAGGAAACAGCATCAGTGGTCCGACTCGGTGGTGTGATATAGTTCTAGGCCACTGGACTTTAGAACTAActacgtttttatactaaaaacgtcAGTTTACTACATTCCTCCCCTATAAGACGATACTCCGTATCACATCGGGGTGGGGTACACGGAATACCTTGTCTTGATCTGAGGTGCGGATGGCAATGGAATAATGTCGTCCTTGATCTGGTCCTGTGTTCGATTAGTTGCTGGAACGTCTTCGTTTGGTTCTGACTGGTATGGTTCTTCGACTTGTACTGGAGTTTGAAAATGCCATAATTCTACTTCTGGATCTGTTGCGATATTTCGTCTGGATCTCCTGGTACCGTTTATTGTGCACCATGGTTGTTTTTCTGTGCATCTTATTATAGTTAGAACAATAcagataattgttattgtactaattacatataataaatagtcgtGTCTGCGTATACTATTTCTTATTTGTTCTGTTTTGGCATCTTTGATCACCATTTCTTTAATTTCTGATGTTGACTTTGCGactatatttaaatcgaaCATCTGGTTGGTTCGAATATgcttattttccaaaatattattcattaacctAGCATATCTATTTTCAGGttctttaatttgtaaatttggtACAAAATCAATTAGTTCAATATCTGTTTCGACTTTATGTGGAATCAATAGGTCGCGTGACGCATAGGCTTTACACGTTTCGTTTAAAGATAGTATACCTACTCCTTCTAGGAAATGATTTGTACTTCTCTTGTCTTGGTCGCATGTAATGAATATGGTTTCTCCTGGTGTAGCATAGATCCAttcgtttttgaatttcaatttgtGAAATAGATTTGCTCGCAACTGCACTTGCATGATTTCGCAACTGTCTGGAACCTCTTTTGGCTCTTGTAGTAAAAGCACCTCGCATATAGGACGTCCGCTTCTAGGATGTAAAGGATAAATTTTAGGACATAAAAGGAAATCGCCGGCATGTTTACAAAGGCTTTGATCAATTTCATCATAGACTGAATACATTTCTTTAGATTTACTTACagctaaatacttataattaggttttatataaacacaattattattattacaatctgGTAAAGGTATTAGCTGAAAAAGTGTCAATTCGTATTGATATACcaaaggtatatttaaaataaaaacaattttgtcatttgaataatatatcgttatgTCTGAGAGGGGTATCATTTCTTGTACATTACTTTCATTTAAATCTATGAGTAAGTCTGTACCACTTGGCATCCCtaccttaatatttaaaagctgTTTTAGTAACTCTTTGGGGGTTAATAAGCTTGGGTGTATTAATCCTACTTTAGCTGCCTGTATGACGTCGATTAATATATCGGTCTcggttttatataattctaatattagattgatttgaataaaatgatacgtTAGAAAGCTTCTCATATCAGCTTCGGACGTCATATTTCGATATATCATACCTGATAAAcgaatttactaaataatactaatgataatgatataactatgactacttataacaataaaaaacattagagGATCCTAcagctatatacatataaatatattgtgacACCTTAAGTGTTCATAAATCGGtctcgaaatatttttttgtattattattaatgtggaTCCTGTAGTCTTTCCTCCCtttctttattgttatattttcattgtcgTGAATCATTATCACCTCGTATGGCCCTGaccaattaaaacataatgcgTTTTTTCTTGTTCTGCTCTTTTAGTAACAATTTATCTCCTACGTGTAATTCTAATATGTTTGTGTTTTGGTCATAATATTGCTTATtggaatttttcttttttattagattttcccTTGCTATCTTATGTGTTTCTTGCATTATTCTTCTTAAGTCTAACgcgtaattatcataattgtattgtgGTTCAGTCGTTTGAAAAAAACGTGTCggaattattggtttttttccCGAAAACTAACTCGTATGGAGTATAATTTGTCGAAGTGTGCACCGTGGTGTTATAGCAAAACAtagcataaataattaacgcgtcccaattattatctttgtcTACAAAACTGCGTAAGTACGTTCTCAAAGTGAAATGTGATCGTTCCAAATAACCATTTGATTGGGGATGCCACGGAGTTGTTTTAGTTTTctcgatttttaataatttacaagcgtctttaaacaaatttgataaGAAATTGGTACCACAATCTGTTAGAATCATtgactttatattaatagacACGAAGTGTGTATAACAACATCATAACGAGCGGCGTGCAAACATCTCGCAGTGATGTAACCCGCCTTAACAACATGTGTGCTAATTTTAGGATAATACGCTAATGGAAATTGTCGTACAATTATTGTACTCGATGGTTATTTTACGTAAATACgtacatttatttcattgtacattttttattatttgtttagctGATTGCTAATAAGCACTATTAAACTAGGAATTTTCctactcataatatttaattattatatcggttacttatgtatacttacttatatcattgattataaatactatattaatatattataatagtatttattatcaatgcttatatgattttattttatttgtcaatACGGTGAGACATGAgtcgattaataataatgtgttaaatgttattaatgttaataggataggtataaatacatatatttgtttagaaCACAGCTTCCTATAGAactaattaactttattaattaaaacgttttgataaactgtaatttaatatatagtgtttaaaatataataaaataattaaaatataataatttttaaatttaaatattaacaacaaataagtatataaaaaaacataaaacatcatACTAATAGCAAAACCATtgacttaatagttaatacttatgattagtaaatttaacaaaatcttttataatataatagttatatcatacaaaacaGAGATCCgcagacattttttattcgtttctaaatgttattaatttagtgatttttttcctaatactaatttttgaattttcagtTTGTTTTGCTATACTTCTCAatcttaatgtatttattataattgatataagtTGCTCCTTATGGTTGGTGAATGATGATTGACCTGATATATGGATATCCATAGTACTTGTATTAAAAACAGACCTATaaacatcattttttatctgcaggtacaatttattaatgaaattgtttttatacatatcttTTACTTGTTTACACCTAATCCATTTTTCAGAAACActgcataaataaaatacatctttGCTAGGTTTAGTTAGAGCATTATTTCTATCCTTAAtgttaattagtatattatt includes these proteins:
- the LOC126555816 gene encoding zinc finger MYM-type protein 1-like encodes the protein MADETSDCGHHEQISVIVRFYDESLNKPVEYFVCMQRLTAVDAQSIFNSLDGIVVNQLGLSWLDIIAVCFDGVSTMAGNINGVQAKCKEKNSKIFYVHCHAHCLNLVLIDSIEASCIRHSILETVANQINLKLKTLKSISTTRWACRYEAVAAVKNNYTAIIIAIQTICDTTKQSEVRAKSRGLILQLKTFDFIFALNMLHPILLLIVKVNSCLQAEELNLLTSTNLIQSLKQKLYQLRSDPTFFNDIYCDTVKHCEENKVAIPKVRKRKISTKIDYSANNQYFADTKEKELRVSCFNVVLDDLLNGLNNRFNQETLNLILAVGNVLKLEPTKENLLCLESAFEVDSNDLNGEIQLLRNIPGVPLGSTTKTVVVTSDGCCTLLLRRMHVPS